The Chelmon rostratus isolate fCheRos1 chromosome 9, fCheRos1.pri, whole genome shotgun sequence sequence CAGGTAGTTGGCCGTGTTTCATTGCTGTACTTTGCCCCACCCACCAGCAGCTCCGGCCCTCCTGTGTAAcccctgattggctgaggggATTGCGGGTCCTGAGACTGAGCGCTCGGCTCGGAGCTGCGCGTCCGCCAGTGTGCACCAGTGAAGCGAGAGGAGCGCTTGTTGGAGTCAACTAGACAGCCTGCTGGCAACGAGtggtgatttcttttttctgcctcagcCAGGCTGGATATAGGCTCCTGTGCCTCTACTCTGCTGCAGCCCCGCATGAAATGCACATGCAGTAGGCTCTTGCCTCGTTTTCTCCTCACTGGCTCTTTTCATCGGATTTTTGcgcgtgtgagtgtgttgcaTGGACTAATTATCGGGATATGTGCAGCGTTTTTCCAAGTGAGATACGAGGAAATTAATTAgtaagtaaaaagaaaaaaagcttcaaGACTTGCGGAGGGGGATGAAAGACTAAATCTGCTGGAAATAAAAAGGTAATCGGGActtcagtgatgtgatgagaCATTCCTGCAATTGCAGCCTTGTTCTTTAGGCAAAGATATCCGGACTAAAGCTGTTGAATGATTTTTGTGACTGCAAAGCcttttagcctttttcatcAGATGTGCAGTTTGAGAGCCTATAGCTGCCGTCCGAAGAGGAAATTTTCTCACTGCTTGTAATATACCACACAGAGCAAGATCTTTATCCAAAATGCGACTTAAATATTTGCTGGCACCAAGGCGGAGAATCTGACGCGGACTTTTGAAGCCCATTACTTCATCTGCACAGAACATTAGAACATTTTTGTGGACTTTTGTGGCTCACAGGAATTCTCGTTTTTTGCGTCCATGCAGTCCGAGcgtttcttctcctctcagcccaCTTGAAAAATGGACAGTTCGCCGTGTGAGTCATGTATAAGAGCAGTTTGCCGCTTGATGAGAGCTGCACGGATTTACACGCCTAAATCACTGTTGTGAGAAGATTCAGCATGTTTTCCCAAATCTGTCGTGCCCAACGCTTCGTCCGCTGCAGCAGACCGGAGGATGTGCTCTGCCTGAGAAGAGTCGAATAGGCTGAGGCACTTGTAACAATTATAGCTTCCACGCCATGATATAATTCACATACACACGAGCTATTCGTCATCCAAACACTTTTCCGGACACTTTAATGAGATGATCCGCTTGGAGCCTTTTGCCTGTTTTCTCTGACGTGCATTCTTGTGCGTAATAATCAAGGTCTTTATTAGGCAGAGAAAAATTCAACAGGTACAATGCAAACCAAGGAGATGGGATTAATACAATTAATTGCTGCGTTCCTCTTGTTTTGGGTCGGGGCCGAAGCTGTTATCAACCTGAAGTATGGAATAAACGAGGAGATGAAGCCCGGGTCAGTGATTGGAAATGTGACAAAGGACGCGCTAAAGCAAGGATTTCAGATTGCACCGCAGCCCCCGTACTTACGGGTTATTTCCAATTCAGAACCACGGTGGGTGGAACTCAGTCCAGCCGGAATCCTTACAACCCAAATGAAAATAGATCGGGATGTAGTTTGTCGGCAGAACCCAAAGTGCATTATTTCCCTAGAAGTGATGTCAAACTCTATGGAGATCTGTGTCATCAAAGTTGAGATTGAGGATTTGAACGATAACGCACCCAGATTCCCAACGAGCCACATTGACATTGAAATTTCGGAGAATGCCTCCCCTGGTACCAGGTTTCCCCTAGAGGGGGCAAGCGATCCGGATTCGGGGATCTTTGGAGTGCAATCATATTCCATCACCCCAAATGAGCTTTTCGGACTAGAAATAAAGACCAGAGGGGACGGGTCCAAAATTGCTGAGCTTGTCGTGCAAAAATCGTTAGACAGGGAGACCCAGTCCCACTATACATATGAAATCAGTGCCGAAGATGGAGGAGACCCTCCTAAGATAGGCGCGGTCCAGTTAAATATCAAGGTAATTGATTCTAATGACAACAACCCTGTTTTTGACGAGACGGTGTACACAGTTAATGTGATGGAGAATTCCCCCATCAATACATTAGTCATAGACTTGAATGCAACGGATCCTGACGAGGGCACTAACGGGGAGGTTGTGTACTCGTTTCACAGTTACGTCACCGAGAAAACGAGGGACGCGTTCAAAATTGACCCAAGAACCGGGATCATCACTGTCAACGGTGTTTTGGATTACGAAACCACGCAAATATATGAGATCGACGTCCAGGCCAAAGATTTAGGTCCCAACTCGATCCCAGCTCACTGCAAAGTCACCGTGAACGTGATGGACACGAACGACAACCCGCCTGTCATCAGTTTACTCTCACTGAACACAGAGATGGTGGAAGTTAGTGAAAACGCACAGCGTGGATATGTCATTGCGCTGGTGAGGGTGTCAGATAAGGACTCTGGGGCAAACGGCAAAGTGCAGTGCAGGCTGCAGGGCAACGTCCCGTTCAGACTTCAAGAATATGAGAGTTTCTCCACTATACTTGTTGATGGTAGGCTGGACAGAGAGCAAAAGGACACATACAACCTGACTATCCAAGCGGAGGACAGTGGCATCCCGCCTTTACGCGCCACCAAATCTTTAGTAGTCAAAGTCACCGATGAAAATGACAACCCTCCCCACTTTCTGAAACCACACTATCAAGAGATGGTGATGGAAAACAACCTCCCGGGTTCGTGTCTGCTCGCAGTATCAGCAGAAGACCCGGACCTGGGGATGAATGGCACGGTTTCCTACTCCATAGTCCCCGGTGAGATTAAGcacatggatgtaaacacaTATGTCAGCATAAACCCATCAGGCCGCATTTACTCCATGAGATCATTCGACCACGAATACACCAGGACATTTGATTTCAAAGTTTTGGCCAGAGACAATGGCAACCCCTCTTTATCAAGTAATGCCACGGTGCGTATTGTTGTCCTGGACGTAAATGACAACACACCTGTTATGACGAACCCGCCTCTGGTGAATGGCACAGCGGAGGTTTCCATCCCCAGAAACGCTGGTGTGGGTTACATGGTGACCCAAGTCAAGGCAGACGACTACGACGAGGGGGAGAACGGACGGCTGACCTACACCATCTCAGAGGGGGACAGGGCTTTCTTTGAAATCGACCAGGTGAACGGAGAGGTGCGCTCCACCCGGATGTTCGGAGAAAACGCCAAATCCACCTACGAGATCACAGTGGTGGCGAGGGATCACGGCAAGCCCTCCCTGTCCGCCTCGGCCTACATCGTGGTGTACCTCTCCCCAGACCTGAACGCGCAGGAGCCTATTGGACCTGTCAACCTgtccctcatcttcatcatcgcTCTGGGCTCTATCGCAGCCATCCTGTTTGTCACCATGATATTTGTGGCAGTGAAGTGCAAGAGGGATAACAAGGAGATCCGGACGTACAACTGCAGGTACTGactaaatctgtgtgtgtgtgtgtgtgtgtgtgtgtgtgtgtgtgtgtgtgtgtgcttgcatctGAGAGAGAGCGCGTGCGCCCGTGCGCGTGTCTGCGATCGTGCCTGAAACTGCGAGTTGTCAGTGCGTTGCTTTTGTCATGCAGCATGTAGAGGCCCCGAATGTGAGgactgcagattttttttcttctcccccaCAGCTGAAGCTGAGGACACATTCTGCTGAGGCCCACTGTTCCGTGTTAAGGAAAcgtgattgattgatttaatcCGTCCATTGTAACCAATCGGCTCATAAATATGACGGTTCAACTGTCGTGTTCAATTTGCGGGTGTGTTGCCGGACAATTAACGTCCCACCAGTTCAATAGCAGTCCCAGACATTTATTATTTAACGTCCACCAtggctgattggctgttttcagctttaatCTAGTGTGATTATGGACAGTCCTCCAGGTTCAGTCAGACGtacctctgctgcacagaggaagatcatttggaacaacagcaacaaaattaGATAGAAATAAGAAAAGATCTATAGAttacataaaaaacatctaAATCACATCATAGTCCAACTATTCACCCAGTTTCCTGGAAAGGAGcggattattatttttattttattattactttgcCTGTTGaacattctgttttcttcatcAATCTGATCATCAGCCCTGGCTTTGATTTCCCCGTACCACGTTAACACCACAAATTTACATATAGATTGGATTTGAGAATTTAACCTGAAGCTATAATCATATTTGCTCCAAACATAATTCTGTTAATTTTAAGTGAACAGGCCATTTTCAAGCATGTCGTCatgaaaaaatattctaaaaGTCCCCtaatattgttattgttataaGATTGTTTTCTCAGTATAGAGgcgtgttttctgtttttctaattCTCATCTAATTTATAAAGGTGTAAAAAGTAGCCACCACTTGTAACtgcttttaacattttcagATTCTCTTCAAATAGCTGTAAGTGAAAACATGGGTACTCCAGTTTTAATAGTGACCTTTACATAGTTAACAGGAAGGACCCACATCTCTCCCCATCATAGGAGTactaaaaaatgtgtttttattcaggCCTGATTTGATGAGCTGACACCCAGATCACAAGTGCTTTCTGCAGTATCGCATTTGCAGCGTCAGTTATCCATTTTGTTCAGAGAAGAAACAGTGATAGACAACAGCAAATCCCAAATTCCAAACTGCTCTCGGTACTTTACTCTCTTAGTGTGAGCCCCTCTCCCTGCTGGGTGCTTTAATCAGCGCTGATGTGCTCTGCTTCTCAGTCGCCACCTCGAATATGAGCAGCAGTTATCTCCAATTTATTGCTTGtcctctgtcagtctgtttgaCTCTGAAGATTTCCCCTCCCAGATTTCAATTTGGGCACGGGGCAGAGAGACAACATGTTAAAGTGATAAATGAAAACGAGATGGAGTATTTTCTACCCTTGCAGCCGcccattttctttcctctgaatCAAGGGGGAGCAGAATGAGGGAGGGTACTGTTTTCAAGATGCAatctaaaagaaaaatgaaaaagacaaactaCAGTGCTGCTTCTAAACCAATGTGATTTTAAAAGCGACAGGGGATTAGAGCTGCGTTTTAGTGAGGAGCAGAGGCCAGTGGGGGCTGGCATAGCAGAGACattcaggacaggacaggaacaGAGACATTCCACATATTGCACTTTCATGGGTAAGTGCGTTTTTTTTTGTGGGCTGTAGCAGAAAATAAACCATATGCTCCCTGCCGTAAAGGTTAAAAATGGCCTCTTCCAGAGTTTGAAGTAAtgcaaatggaaacaaaaacatcccAAATGTATGGATTATGTCTAGTGAAGTTTGGAGTCATCACTGTAGAGTACACAGCGTCTGTTGTCCGGTGGAAAACTGCAAAGCTGTGCGAAGAATCGATATCTCCCCCAGTCTGAGGATCCTTTGATAAAACATGGCTGTGTTGCTCATTTGCTCTTATTAAAGTCAAAATACTCAGTTCAAGTTTGCAGCAGCCACTGAGAGCAGCTAAatgaatctgaatctgcagtTCTCCTGCACTCCGTATTGCTAGTGGGCTCGCTtgataatgaaagaaaaaatggaaTTAGTGTGGGTTGTGTGCTTTGAATATGATTGCATATACCGGTAGTGCTGCTCGGTGCCCGTGTGTTctcttgttttgcttctgtggTTTTGGCATGTTTGCGTATCGTTTGCCTGTTTGTGACATGTCGATTGTTGagcatgcaaatgaaaacaaacaagggGTGACGGCTCCATTGCAAGCCGGGAGTGGGAGGTCACTTAAGTGTGCTGTTCCACCCCTGGACACAGGCAATGAGCCTTTGTCTGGCACCCATGGTCGAACAGTGCCCTAGCTGGCATGGCGGGCGAGCTTTTTGACCGTGTGGACAAGGGAGGGGAAGGCAGGACACTGCTTTATTGAGTCTGTTCAGTTTCTTCTACTTGCGCAGGGTGGCGGAGTACTCATATGGCAACCAGAAGAAGtccagcaagaagaagaagctgagcaAGAACGACATCCGCCTGGTGCCGCGTGACGTCGAGGAGACGGACAAGATGAATGTGGTGAGTTGCTCATCTCTCACCTCCTCGCTCAACTACTTCGACTACCACCAGCAGAGCCTGCCGCTGGGCTGCAGGCGCTCCGAGAGCACCTTCCTCAACGTGGAGAACCAGAACTCGCGCAATGCAGCTCCCAACCATGGCTATCAGCACCCGTTCACTGGGCAGGGCCACCAGCAGCCAGACCTCATCATCAACGGCATGCCACTGCCAGAGGTGAGATACAATCCGCTGTGCTCCGTCCTAAATCCTTGGCTGGGCTGCTTTGGGTGTTGGGGGTAGAGAAAAGGGGGAGGTTTGGTTTTAAAATTGATTCCCATCACTCACGACGTGAGGTTTCATAAGCAGAGAAGAAACAGCTTGATTAGGCTGCCTTTTCCATTAATTATTATCGATGGTTCTCTTTGATCGTGCTGAATCTTAAGAATGAGACATAGAGATTCAGCGCACCACCTTTCAACTCATCTCAAGGTCTAGTGATATTTAGCATTCCATCGTCCCACAGACTTTCGTGTCAGTgaaatgtctgtctgttattGACGGAAAGCTGAGCTATTTGAAACGACGTGTGTGACGTCGTGTCAGTCGATCTGAGTGGAATCCTTCAAGGCATTTCAAAGGGCTGAGACACTGAGGCTGACCTGTGACTGAGAGCGCTTTGCCAAGCAGAATTTGGAGGCCTGACAAAGTGGATTATTTGGCCTCTCTTACaccacttgttttctttttctttttttcttatttgtgtCTGCTGAGCTATTGCAAAAAGAACAGGAGCCTGAGCACCCGCCAGGTGTATTGACCCGGCTAATCAGCCCCACCAAACGTCATTTCAGGTGCTAGCAGAAAGAATAATCATCGATTAAATGCTTTATCCGCGTGTTGTCCATTTGGCTGCAGTGTTACCGCATGGCCGCTCTGCACAGCCAGCCGCTGAATTGCCCCGGCGCACCGTGCACGGCCCCGGCAGAACACTGAAGGTCTGACTTGAAAGACTATTCAGGCTGACAGAGTGTATGCCGACCGGCTGATCTTTAGTTTATAGATTTTAGTATGTATGAACTGGTCTATTGGATTCTGTGGgcagcctctctctttctcttcgtGACCCACTTCTCCTTGATCCCATGGGAGAAAGGGgcatttatgtttgtgtgtgtgtgtgtgtgtgacagcaaaaatgtgcatctgtgtgtgtgtgtgtgtgtataagaaTGTGTGCTCACTCCTATAGACAGCAGCAAATAAGCTCCAGCTCcacgtacacacgcacacacaaacacacacacacacacacttgtaatTGATGACTCCAATCTCCGTTTGACATTCAGTGAGAAGGAGGTGGGGTGTGGGGTGGGAGTGGGGGTCttaaaacaagaaacacaagatgGATATTGATGTATTGACTGGATGATCCAGAGAGATCCAGGCACCGATGGATCCTGAGGGGTCAATGAGACCTACTTACAGGCATGCTGATTTACTGGGCCTGTCTGAGATGGTtctgactgagtgtgtgtgtgtgtgtgtgtgtgtgtgtgtgtgtgtgaataacaCAGGTGGAAAGAATGAGAAATGTTGTAGGGACTTGTCCTGTGGTGTTATCCGGTCAGTGGAGGCAGAGGTGGGGGATTCAGCAGGTAGCATGCAGTGACCCGTATGCTGTGATTTTATTTGCTGGTAGGTAGTGCTATGCAGGTCAACACCACCCTTTTcccagccaaaaaaaaaagaaagaaagaaagaaatgtgggTCTGGCTACACAAAGAAATCAACCAACGTTGTCAAAAGCTTCAGCAGCATCCTGTCTCTTTGGCTTAACCATCCAATAAAAGCACATTTGCCGCAGGATTAGTAGAGCCTTTATTTGTTTCAGCTAATGAAAAAGTGGAGAGGGAGACAAATAGGGTTGAAGATTGATTTTGATGATTCAATATGCAAAGCTTGGAGCTGTCGTTATAGAGCCGCGTGAGAGCAGATAGAGAGATAAGAGGGGAAGGAGTGAACAAGGGCGAGCGAGTGTGATGCCAGGTGTCTGAGCCCCGACCACGTTTTCGCTTTTCTCTTAGAGGCAGTTGATTGGCTCGATCGAGGCCGGGCCTGTTTAGCATGCAGCTTCCATTGCTCTCCGCCTTGCACATGATGTTGACAAACATCTCTTTGACCCGGTCTTTGCATATTTTCCCTGGACTGAGAaaagagcgtgtgtgtgtgtgtgtgtgtgtgattgagaaAGTGAGCGAGGAATAGCGGTAGCGAGCGCATGCCTCACCCTCTGACAGAGCAACCCCAGCGCAGCGACAGTTGTTAttgttttccttcctccccATTGTGACATTTGCGAGAGACAGAAgctctgcagtatgtacaaatGTTGctcttaaataaaaaatgttttcagtgtaatTACAATGCCGTTTatagcacaaacaaacagcagtgaaatgacTGATAATTGCTTCGTTACAATGAGCAAGCTTGGGCTTGAAACCACTTGACTCCACAAGTCCTCAACCCATATCCCATTGACTGGCTAGGACACACGAGTGGCTGCACTGTTGTGATTACTGAGGCAGCTTTGTCCCCAAAAAATTGTTTTCATCCTGAGGGCAACCTCATAATTATCCATGTTTCATTTATCCTAGGCGGAAGAGCCTTTTTTGCTTTTACACCAGGGCTCAGTGAcgtctctgtgtttgttcattctCCAAACATGTAGATTAAAACTATCGCGGGCATCAGACTGTGGACATGAGGTCAGATTAGGTTTGCTAGTGGAGGTAGAGAGGATGTGAGCGAGTGCCCGTTTGTAAATTCTGGTTTTGATCGATGCAAAGTTCTCCTCCATTGTTAGTTTATGTGGGGCAGTGAACATCCCGCttgtgtcagagcagctgaagtcGAGCTTTTCCTGCTCCAGACAAAGCAGCgctggatgcacacacacacacgcacacacacacacacacacacacacacacacaaacacagcagccttGGCCAAGATAACAGTGACAGGTCTCCCCAAAGGCCTCATACCTGCAGTTGCATTGTGTATATTGTATTCTCCCTTGTGAGAATGTGTACCAGTATATACCTCCCTGATCATCGCTGTCCATTGTTTTGAAAAGCAtcagctgtgagatgtttgTTAGACCTGCCTGTGGTAGCACTAATATGAACGCTCACAGGAGAATAGAGCTGTCTTCCATGGCTTAATTATAGTGAATCACATGGTGGGGGAGACAATTATACAGTAAAGGAATGGCCTTTGGCtagaatgtgtttttgaatttgtaATGTGTACTAAGGCT is a genomic window containing:
- the pcdh19 gene encoding protocadherin-19, whose amino-acid sequence is MQTKEMGLIQLIAAFLLFWVGAEAVINLKYGINEEMKPGSVIGNVTKDALKQGFQIAPQPPYLRVISNSEPRWVELSPAGILTTQMKIDRDVVCRQNPKCIISLEVMSNSMEICVIKVEIEDLNDNAPRFPTSHIDIEISENASPGTRFPLEGASDPDSGIFGVQSYSITPNELFGLEIKTRGDGSKIAELVVQKSLDRETQSHYTYEISAEDGGDPPKIGAVQLNIKVIDSNDNNPVFDETVYTVNVMENSPINTLVIDLNATDPDEGTNGEVVYSFHSYVTEKTRDAFKIDPRTGIITVNGVLDYETTQIYEIDVQAKDLGPNSIPAHCKVTVNVMDTNDNPPVISLLSLNTEMVEVSENAQRGYVIALVRVSDKDSGANGKVQCRLQGNVPFRLQEYESFSTILVDGRLDREQKDTYNLTIQAEDSGIPPLRATKSLVVKVTDENDNPPHFLKPHYQEMVMENNLPGSCLLAVSAEDPDLGMNGTVSYSIVPGEIKHMDVNTYVSINPSGRIYSMRSFDHEYTRTFDFKVLARDNGNPSLSSNATVRIVVLDVNDNTPVMTNPPLVNGTAEVSIPRNAGVGYMVTQVKADDYDEGENGRLTYTISEGDRAFFEIDQVNGEVRSTRMFGENAKSTYEITVVARDHGKPSLSASAYIVVYLSPDLNAQEPIGPVNLSLIFIIALGSIAAILFVTMIFVAVKCKRDNKEIRTYNCRVAEYSYGNQKKSSKKKKLSKNDIRLVPRDVEETDKMNVVSCSSLTSSLNYFDYHQQSLPLGCRRSESTFLNVENQNSRNAAPNHGYQHPFTGQGHQQPDLIINGMPLPETENYSIDSSYVNSRAHLIKSTSTFKDLEGNSLKDSGHEESDQTDSEHDVQRGHYVDTAVNDVLNMTVPPNVCQLPDQDPSEGFHCQDECRILGHSDRCWMPRVPIPARAKSPEHARNVIALSIEATTVDVPHYEDGTTKRTFATFGKDGPEDVERGEIKGKRTQESQVCSPKANGGAVREAGNGREAASPITSPVHLKSPVSKPSSAYNTLKCRDAERIANHSLLRQPEGKDSEPAVREINTLLHDGRDKESPSSKRLKDIVL